In a single window of the Alphaproteobacteria bacterium LSUCC0684 genome:
- a CDS encoding biotin carboxylase N-terminal domain-containing protein codes for MIKRLLIANRGEIACRIIATARRMGIECVAVYSDADRAARHVRLADQAIRIGPPPSRESYLSISAILNAARESGADAVHPGYGFLSENADFVDAVTAAGLIFVGPPASAIRAMGLKDAAKSLMADAGVPTVPGYHGDDQSLERLEAEAARIGYPVFIKARAGGGGKGMRHVAGPEDFASALAATRRESAASFGDDQVLLEKAIESPRHVEVQIFADSHGETVHLFERDCTLQRRHQKVLEETPAPGIDAATRKAMTDTAITAASAIGYIGAGTVEFIADGTDGLKPDGFWFMEMNTRLQVEHPVTEAVTGIDLVEWQLRVASGEPLPRRQEEITLNGHAIEARLYAEDPARNFLPSPGRVERIVFHRSVRADSAIEDGDSVSAYYDPMVAKIISHEDTRLSALARLDAALNRTHVHGLTTNLGFLSRLCRHPDVSAMRIDTSWIDRSDDLLSSPGPSPQIIAIAALLASGLTSRTARCGWRHWGAGASHLALRYGENTLPCRLTPLDDGGMMVATPEGPVTFQDIQPGPNMLKMDGQQVEAEISPGHVSFNLAGEIWCFARIDRLDQQGEGPNAGQVTAPMTGVIRHISVKPGDHVSSGDALIALEAMKMEHILTAPRDGVIDEVTGAVGDTVADSQVLITFKETT; via the coding sequence ATGATCAAGCGCCTGCTCATCGCCAATCGGGGAGAGATCGCCTGCCGGATCATCGCCACGGCCCGGCGGATGGGGATCGAATGCGTCGCGGTCTATTCGGATGCGGATCGTGCGGCCCGGCATGTCCGGCTTGCGGATCAGGCAATACGGATCGGCCCGCCGCCATCAAGGGAAAGCTATCTTTCCATCAGCGCAATCCTCAACGCGGCAAGGGAGAGCGGTGCCGATGCCGTTCATCCCGGCTATGGATTTCTTTCCGAAAATGCTGATTTCGTCGATGCCGTTACGGCAGCAGGGCTGATCTTTGTCGGCCCGCCAGCATCGGCCATAAGGGCAATGGGGCTGAAAGATGCCGCCAAGTCACTGATGGCTGATGCAGGTGTTCCCACCGTTCCGGGCTACCATGGCGATGACCAGAGCCTTGAGCGACTTGAGGCCGAGGCAGCACGGATCGGCTATCCCGTCTTTATCAAGGCCCGCGCCGGTGGGGGCGGCAAAGGCATGCGGCATGTTGCAGGGCCGGAGGATTTCGCCTCAGCCCTCGCCGCAACCCGGCGCGAATCTGCCGCCAGTTTTGGTGACGATCAGGTTCTGCTTGAAAAAGCCATCGAAAGTCCCCGGCATGTCGAAGTCCAGATCTTTGCCGACAGCCATGGTGAGACCGTCCATCTCTTTGAGCGGGATTGCACCCTGCAACGCCGGCACCAGAAAGTTCTTGAGGAAACCCCCGCCCCGGGGATTGATGCCGCAACGCGTAAAGCGATGACCGATACCGCCATCACCGCGGCCAGCGCCATCGGATATATCGGCGCCGGGACGGTTGAGTTCATCGCCGACGGAACAGACGGGCTGAAACCGGACGGTTTCTGGTTCATGGAAATGAACACCCGGCTTCAGGTCGAGCATCCGGTCACCGAGGCCGTGACCGGTATTGATCTTGTCGAATGGCAGCTTCGCGTTGCTTCAGGTGAGCCTCTGCCCCGCCGCCAGGAGGAGATCACCCTGAACGGGCACGCCATTGAGGCCCGCCTTTATGCCGAGGATCCGGCCCGCAACTTCCTGCCAAGCCCCGGGCGGGTTGAGCGGATTGTCTTTCACCGCAGCGTGCGGGCAGATAGCGCGATTGAGGATGGCGACAGCGTTTCAGCCTATTACGATCCGATGGTGGCCAAGATCATCAGCCATGAAGATACACGCTTATCTGCCCTTGCCCGGCTTGACGCGGCGCTCAACCGCACTCATGTCCATGGGCTGACGACCAATCTCGGCTTCCTCAGCCGGCTGTGTCGGCATCCGGATGTTTCGGCCATGCGGATCGATACCAGCTGGATTGACCGGAGCGATGATCTGCTTTCTTCACCTGGCCCTTCTCCTCAGATCATTGCGATTGCCGCGCTTCTAGCATCAGGCCTCACATCGAGGACGGCGCGTTGCGGCTGGCGGCACTGGGGCGCCGGGGCAAGCCATCTGGCTCTTCGTTACGGGGAGAACACCCTGCCCTGCCGACTGACACCGCTTGATGATGGCGGCATGATGGTTGCAACCCCTGAAGGGCCCGTCACCTTTCAGGATATTCAGCCCGGTCCGAATATGCTGAAGATGGATGGCCAGCAGGTCGAGGCGGAAATCAGCCCCGGCCATGTCAGTTTCAATCTCGCCGGTGAAATCTGGTGTTTTGCCCGTATTGACAGGCTTGATCAGCAAGGAGAGGGCCCGAACGCAGGTCAGGTTACCGCGCCGATGACAGGCGTGATCCGGCACATCTCGGTCAAGCCCGGCGACCATGTATCCAGCGGCGATGCGCTCATTGCGCTTGAGGCCATGAAGATGGAACATATCCTGACCGCCCCGCGGGATGGGGTAATAGATGAAGTCACCGGCGCGGTTGGTGATACGGTCGCGGACAGCCAGGTGCTGATCACGTTCAAGGAAACAACATGA
- a CDS encoding alanine/glycine:cation symporter family protein, with the protein METINSLVGQINSIVWGPLMLILIVGVGAYLLVRTAFMPWRKISYGFSLLWQGRSPDGVGDISAFNALMTSLSATIGTGNIAGVATAIAIGGPGALFWMWVTALVGMATKYAEAVLAVNFREVDAEGRHIGGPMYYIKNGLGQKWHWLGFLFALFGAVAAFGIGNMVQSNSIADALDDKIGLDPMLTAVILIVLTGAVLIGGITRIAVWAGRLVPFMAFFYIVFGLIVLMINIGNVPAAISTVFSHAFTGTAAQGGFAGAAVWAAIRFGVARGVFSNEAGLGSAPIAHAAAKTNDPVRQGSIAMLGTFIDTIIVCSITGLAIVSTGAWTTGETGVDLTALAFSRSLAGGEFIVTIALTIFAFTTILGWSYYGEKCWQYIFGVGSIRIYRVLWIIAVFIGPMALTLEGGARAGIDLIWLVADTLNAMMALPNLIALILLSPVVFKLTQEYYANK; encoded by the coding sequence ATGGAAACAATCAACTCACTTGTTGGCCAGATCAACAGTATTGTCTGGGGCCCGCTGATGCTGATACTCATCGTCGGGGTCGGGGCATATCTTCTGGTCCGGACAGCATTCATGCCATGGCGCAAGATCTCCTACGGGTTTTCGCTGCTCTGGCAGGGACGAAGTCCGGACGGCGTCGGCGATATCAGCGCCTTCAATGCGCTGATGACGTCACTTTCGGCGACAATCGGCACCGGCAATATTGCCGGAGTTGCCACGGCAATCGCCATCGGCGGGCCTGGAGCGCTGTTCTGGATGTGGGTGACCGCTCTTGTCGGCATGGCCACGAAATATGCCGAAGCCGTGCTGGCCGTCAACTTCCGTGAAGTCGATGCCGAAGGAAGGCATATCGGCGGGCCCATGTATTACATCAAGAATGGTCTCGGGCAGAAATGGCACTGGCTCGGGTTTCTCTTTGCCCTGTTTGGTGCCGTTGCGGCATTTGGAATAGGCAATATGGTTCAGTCGAACTCTATAGCCGATGCGCTCGATGACAAGATCGGGCTGGATCCGATGCTTACCGCGGTCATCCTGATTGTGCTGACCGGCGCGGTGCTCATCGGCGGCATCACCCGGATCGCGGTCTGGGCCGGCCGGCTGGTGCCGTTCATGGCGTTTTTCTATATTGTCTTCGGTCTGATCGTCCTGATGATCAATATCGGCAATGTGCCGGCAGCGATCAGCACCGTCTTCAGCCATGCCTTTACCGGCACGGCCGCGCAGGGCGGGTTTGCAGGTGCAGCCGTCTGGGCAGCCATCCGCTTCGGGGTTGCCCGCGGGGTATTCTCCAACGAAGCCGGGCTCGGCAGTGCGCCGATCGCCCATGCCGCTGCCAAGACGAACGATCCTGTCCGCCAGGGGTCCATCGCCATGCTGGGCACCTTTATCGATACCATCATCGTCTGCTCGATTACCGGGCTTGCGATTGTATCGACCGGCGCCTGGACAACCGGTGAAACCGGGGTGGATCTGACCGCGCTTGCCTTCTCGCGATCGCTCGCCGGTGGTGAGTTCATTGTTACCATCGCGCTCACCATCTTTGCTTTCACCACCATTCTCGGCTGGAGTTATTACGGTGAGAAATGCTGGCAGTATATTTTCGGCGTCGGCAGCATCAGGATTTACCGGGTTCTGTGGATCATTGCGGTCTTTATCGGCCCGATGGCACTCACTTTAGAAGGTGGTGCCCGCGCCGGGATTGATCTCATCTGGCTTGTTGCCGATACGCTTAATGCGATGATGGCCTTGCCAAACCTGATCGCGCTTATTCTTCTCAGCCCGGTTGTCTTCAAACTGACACAGGAATATTACGCGAACAAGTAA
- a CDS encoding AMP-binding protein translates to MMHRFEDRLKPQNGLSLVSGPVDQPIWEKTIPEVLAETVRTHGSDIAAVFHESGIRWSYDDLDRITRDMAAGLLSVGIERGDRVGIWSPNRWEWVALQFATARIGAVLVTINPAYRRAEVEYVLNKTGAKALMLAPEFKTSDYIGMITDLAPELVGSTPGMLESARLPALGICIRMGDQNTPGMMNTRDLMARATDALCQKVEEISASLNPDDPINIQFTSGTTGAPKGATLTHRNIVNNARFTVERMRLQTGEGLCIPVPLYHCFGMVMGSLACVTRGAFMVFPAEAFDPLMTLSAVSAERCAALYSVPTMFLAMLDHPEFSRFDLSSLRTGIMAGAPCPMEVMRRVMGKMHLNEITIAYGMTETSPVSFQSHPDDPIDLRVSTVGRIHPHTTVRIVDQDGKVVPIGEKGELLTLGYSVMQGYWGEEDQTAAAIDSEGWMHTGDLATLDENGYCRIVGRVKDMVIRGGENIYPREVEEFLYTHPSIQQVQVFGVPDAKYGEELCAYIILYEDKDEDEASIRRWCEGQIAHYKIPRHIRFRRSMPMTVTGKPQKFIMRTEMIDELGLEDQ, encoded by the coding sequence ATGATGCACAGGTTTGAAGACAGGCTGAAGCCACAGAACGGGCTGTCATTGGTATCGGGCCCTGTTGACCAGCCGATATGGGAGAAAACAATCCCCGAAGTTCTCGCCGAAACTGTCCGCACCCATGGATCCGATATCGCCGCCGTCTTTCATGAAAGCGGCATCCGGTGGAGCTACGATGATCTTGACCGCATCACCCGCGACATGGCGGCAGGGCTACTCTCGGTAGGGATTGAACGCGGCGACAGGGTCGGCATATGGTCACCCAATCGCTGGGAATGGGTGGCGTTGCAATTTGCAACGGCAAGGATCGGCGCGGTTCTGGTAACGATTAATCCGGCCTACCGCCGGGCAGAAGTCGAATATGTCCTCAACAAGACCGGCGCAAAGGCCCTGATGCTGGCACCGGAATTCAAGACCTCGGATTATATTGGCATGATCACCGATCTTGCCCCTGAACTTGTTGGGAGCACCCCCGGGATGCTCGAATCCGCGCGGCTTCCGGCGCTTGGTATCTGCATCCGGATGGGAGATCAGAACACCCCCGGAATGATGAATACCCGTGACCTGATGGCGCGGGCAACCGATGCGCTCTGCCAGAAGGTTGAGGAGATATCCGCCTCGCTCAACCCTGATGATCCCATCAATATCCAGTTTACCAGCGGCACCACCGGCGCCCCCAAAGGCGCAACCCTCACCCACCGGAACATCGTGAACAACGCCCGCTTCACCGTTGAGCGGATGCGTCTTCAGACCGGCGAAGGGCTGTGCATTCCGGTGCCGCTCTATCACTGTTTCGGCATGGTGATGGGGTCTCTTGCCTGCGTCACCCGGGGGGCCTTCATGGTCTTTCCGGCCGAAGCCTTCGATCCGCTGATGACTTTATCGGCGGTGTCAGCGGAGCGCTGCGCGGCGCTTTACAGCGTGCCGACCATGTTCCTTGCCATGCTGGATCATCCGGAATTTTCCCGTTTTGATCTTTCCTCTCTCCGCACCGGCATCATGGCAGGCGCGCCCTGCCCGATGGAAGTGATGCGGCGGGTCATGGGAAAGATGCATCTCAACGAGATTACCATCGCCTACGGGATGACCGAGACAAGTCCGGTTTCCTTCCAGTCTCATCCCGATGATCCGATTGACTTAAGGGTGTCGACCGTTGGGCGGATCCATCCCCATACAACGGTCCGTATCGTCGATCAGGATGGCAAAGTGGTGCCGATAGGTGAAAAAGGTGAACTGCTGACCCTCGGATATTCGGTCATGCAGGGATACTGGGGCGAGGAAGACCAGACCGCCGCCGCCATTGACAGCGAAGGCTGGATGCATACAGGTGATCTCGCCACCCTTGATGAGAATGGATACTGCCGCATTGTTGGCCGGGTGAAGGATATGGTGATCCGGGGCGGGGAGAACATCTACCCGAGGGAAGTGGAGGAGTTTCTCTACACCCACCCGTCCATCCAGCAGGTGCAGGTTTTCGGCGTGCCGGATGCGAAATATGGCGAAGAGCTTTGCGCCTATATCATCCTTTATGAAGACAAGGACGAAGATGAGGCGTCCATTCGCCGCTGGTGCGAGGGGCAGATCGCCCATTACAAAATCCCCCGGCATATTCGCTTTCGCCGCTCGATGCCCATGACGGTTACCGGCAAACCCCAGAAATTCATCATGCGTACCGAAATGATCGACGAGCTTGGCCTTGAGGATCAATAG
- a CDS encoding isovaleryl-CoA dehydrogenase, whose protein sequence is MFHASMNFHLGEEIDALRQVVHRFAQDEIAPRAEQIDKDNSFPPDLWQKMGALGLHGITVPEQDGGSAMGYLAHCIAVEEISRASASVGLSYGAHSNLCINQIARWGTPEQKARYLPGLISGEHVGSLAMSEPGAGSDVVSMKLRAEKRNDRFVLNGNKMWITNGPDASTLVVYAKTDMERGPKGITAFLIERDMAGFSSGAKLDKLGMRGSNTAELIFEDCEVPFENILGEEGKGVHVLMSGLDYERVVLAAGPIGIMAAAMDIVMPYVHEREQFGQAIGTFQLMQGKLADMYTTMNACRAYVYAVAAACDRGETTRKDSAGCILYAAEKATQIALEAIQCLGGNGYINDYATGRLLRDAKLYEIGAGTSEIRRMLIGRELFAETA, encoded by the coding sequence ATGTTCCATGCCAGCATGAATTTTCACCTTGGGGAAGAGATCGACGCCTTGAGGCAGGTGGTCCACCGTTTTGCCCAGGATGAAATCGCCCCGAGGGCGGAGCAGATCGACAAGGACAACAGCTTCCCGCCTGATCTCTGGCAGAAGATGGGGGCGCTCGGGCTGCATGGCATAACCGTGCCGGAACAGGATGGCGGCAGCGCCATGGGATATCTCGCCCATTGTATTGCCGTTGAGGAAATCAGCCGGGCCAGCGCCTCGGTCGGGCTGTCCTACGGCGCACATTCCAATCTCTGCATCAACCAGATCGCGCGCTGGGGCACGCCGGAACAAAAGGCAAGATATCTCCCCGGGCTCATCAGCGGGGAGCATGTCGGCTCGCTTGCCATGTCCGAACCCGGCGCCGGCTCCGACGTTGTGTCCATGAAACTCAGGGCGGAAAAACGCAACGACCGCTTTGTGCTCAACGGCAACAAGATGTGGATCACCAATGGCCCCGATGCCAGCACGCTTGTTGTCTATGCCAAGACAGATATGGAGAGAGGCCCCAAGGGCATTACGGCCTTTCTGATCGAACGTGATATGGCCGGGTTTTCCAGCGGCGCCAAACTCGACAAGCTTGGCATGCGTGGATCGAATACCGCCGAGCTGATCTTCGAGGATTGCGAAGTGCCTTTTGAAAATATACTAGGCGAAGAAGGCAAAGGCGTCCATGTTCTCATGTCAGGGCTTGATTATGAACGTGTTGTGCTGGCCGCAGGTCCAATCGGCATCATGGCGGCGGCGATGGATATCGTCATGCCCTATGTTCATGAACGCGAACAGTTCGGCCAGGCCATCGGCACGTTTCAGCTGATGCAGGGGAAGCTGGCGGATATGTATACCACCATGAACGCCTGCCGGGCCTATGTCTATGCAGTCGCGGCTGCCTGTGATCGCGGCGAGACAACACGAAAGGATTCAGCCGGCTGCATCCTCTATGCGGCGGAAAAGGCAACCCAGATTGCGCTTGAGGCCATCCAGTGCCTTGGCGGCAACGGCTATATCAACGATTACGCTACCGGACGCCTGCTGAGGGATGCCAAACTCTATGAGATCGGGGCGGGCACGTCTGAAATCCGCCGAATGCTCATCGGCCGTGAACTTTTTGCTGAAACCGCCTGA
- a CDS encoding acetyl-CoA C-acyltransferase, whose product MTDICITGTARTPMGGFQGELASLTTPELGGRAIAAAIASAGISPDQVDELMMGCVLPAGLKQAPARQAGFHGGLEKETPATTVNKVCGSGMKTVMLVHDAIRAGGPRIAVAGGMESMTNAPYLSLATRNGGRLGHHQLNDHMFYDGLEDAYDSGTLMGSFAEDCAEHYQFSREEQDNYALASLERAIAARDSGAFDQEITPLTIATRRGEITISQDEQPAKAKPEKIPSLRPAFRKDGTVTAANSSSISDGAAALVLAGSDAVREYDLPLRAIIRGHAGHAQAPGWFTTAPVPAARKLLDRLGWSVDDVDLWEVNEAFAVVPMAFMRELGVDHEKLNIHGGACALGHPIGASGSRIIVTLLHALERNNLKRGVAAICLGGGEGLALAIERP is encoded by the coding sequence ATGACCGACATCTGCATCACGGGCACAGCCCGCACCCCGATGGGGGGCTTTCAGGGGGAACTTGCAAGCCTCACCACGCCGGAGCTTGGCGGCAGGGCGATTGCGGCGGCCATCGCATCCGCCGGCATTTCCCCTGATCAGGTGGATGAGCTGATGATGGGATGCGTTCTGCCCGCGGGGCTGAAGCAGGCCCCCGCACGTCAGGCAGGTTTCCATGGCGGGCTTGAAAAGGAAACCCCCGCCACCACGGTCAACAAGGTCTGCGGCTCGGGAATGAAGACGGTGATGCTCGTCCATGATGCCATCCGTGCAGGCGGCCCCCGGATCGCGGTTGCCGGCGGCATGGAAAGCATGACCAACGCGCCCTATCTTTCGCTTGCCACCCGAAATGGCGGCAGGCTCGGGCATCATCAGCTGAACGACCATATGTTCTATGACGGGCTCGAAGATGCCTATGACAGCGGCACGCTGATGGGGAGTTTTGCCGAAGACTGCGCTGAGCATTACCAGTTCTCAAGAGAAGAGCAGGACAATTACGCGCTGGCCTCACTGGAACGCGCCATCGCCGCCCGGGATTCAGGGGCGTTTGATCAGGAGATCACGCCGCTCACGATTGCAACGCGCAGAGGCGAGATCACGATCAGTCAGGATGAACAGCCAGCCAAGGCAAAACCTGAAAAAATTCCATCCCTGCGTCCGGCCTTCCGGAAGGATGGCACGGTCACGGCCGCCAACTCTTCCTCGATTTCAGATGGCGCGGCCGCACTTGTGCTGGCCGGCAGCGATGCCGTCCGGGAATATGATCTGCCTCTTAGGGCCATTATCCGCGGCCATGCCGGCCATGCGCAGGCGCCGGGCTGGTTCACCACCGCCCCTGTACCGGCGGCAAGGAAACTTCTCGATCGCCTGGGCTGGTCGGTTGATGACGTCGATCTCTGGGAGGTCAACGAAGCTTTTGCCGTTGTCCCCATGGCCTTCATGCGCGAGCTTGGCGTTGATCACGAGAAGCTCAATATCCATGGCGGGGCCTGCGCGCTTGGGCATCCCATCGGGGCATCGGGCAGCCGGATCATTGTCACCCTTCTTCACGCCCTTGAGCGGAACAACCTCAAGCGGGGCGTGGCGGCGATCTGTCTTGGCGGCGGCGAAGGGCTGGCGCTGGCCATCGAACGTCCCTGA
- a CDS encoding SDR family NAD(P)-dependent oxidoreductase has protein sequence MKIDHTIAAAVSGGASGLGAAVVTALAGRDARIAILDTNTEMGEALAKETGALFLACDVTDPAAVTAALAKARQAHGQERLTINCAGIAPARKTVSRGEAHDAELFQRVIAINLIGSFNLASQSAAGMASAAPVTDDGERGVIINTASVAAFDGQIGQIAYAASKGGIAAMTLPMARDLADKGVRVMAIAPGIFGTPMLRAFPQEVQDALAAQIPFPSRLGEASEFADLALHIAENPMLNGAVIRLDGAIRMPPK, from the coding sequence ATGAAAATTGACCATACCATTGCCGCGGCCGTGTCCGGCGGCGCCTCGGGGCTTGGTGCCGCGGTAGTGACGGCCCTGGCCGGACGTGATGCGCGCATAGCCATTCTTGATACCAATACCGAAATGGGTGAAGCCCTGGCAAAGGAAACCGGCGCGCTCTTTCTGGCCTGTGACGTAACCGACCCTGCCGCGGTCACGGCGGCCCTTGCCAAGGCAAGACAGGCCCATGGCCAGGAACGGCTCACCATCAATTGCGCCGGCATTGCCCCCGCCCGCAAGACCGTCTCGCGCGGTGAGGCCCATGATGCGGAACTTTTCCAGCGCGTTATCGCCATCAACCTGATCGGCAGTTTCAATCTTGCAAGCCAGAGCGCGGCAGGCATGGCTTCGGCCGCACCCGTCACCGATGATGGGGAGCGCGGGGTGATCATCAACACCGCCTCGGTCGCGGCCTTTGACGGGCAGATCGGCCAGATCGCCTATGCCGCCTCAAAAGGCGGTATCGCCGCCATGACACTGCCCATGGCGCGTGATCTTGCCGATAAAGGGGTGCGAGTCATGGCCATAGCTCCTGGGATTTTTGGCACGCCCATGCTTCGCGCCTTCCCCCAGGAGGTGCAGGATGCCCTTGCCGCCCAGATCCCTTTCCCTTCACGGCTGGGCGAGGCGTCCGAATTTGCGGATCTCGCCCTTCACATCGCTGAAAACCCGATGCTGAACGGTGCGGTTATCCGTCTTGATGGCGCTATACGAATGCCGCCCAAATAG
- a CDS encoding carboxyl transferase domain-containing protein, with translation MTELKSSFDPHSEEAAGNRAAMEAKVDRIKALAEVICLGGPEKSRERHLKRGKLLPRDRIDTLLDPGSPFLEIGLFAAHEVYDEAIPAGGMIAGIGTVEGRDCMIVSNDATVKGGTYYALTVKKHLRAQEIAEENRLPCIYLVDSGGANLPNQDEVFPDRDHFGRIFYNQARMSAKGIPQIAVVMGSCTAGGAYVPAMSDQTIIVRNQGTIFLAGPPLVKQATGEEVDAETLGGGDTHARLSGVADMLAENDTHALALARQCIRNLGMAGRRQPENPPVPPKLDPEDLMAIIPADSRKPFDIREVIARIVDGSDFDEFKAVYGTTLVCGFARIDGRLIGIIANNGVLFSESSTKGAHFIELCCQRKIPLVFLQNITGFMVGSKYEAEGIAKHGAKLVAAVSCASVPKITVIIGGSYGAGNYGMCGRAFGPRFLWMWPNARIAVMGGEQAAGVLARVKRSAIEARGESWSDEDEAAIKSPVLEQFDRQSDPLYASARLWDDGIIDPVRTRDVLALSLQAAANAPVADTVFPVFRM, from the coding sequence ATGACCGAACTGAAATCCTCCTTCGATCCACATAGCGAGGAAGCCGCTGGGAACCGGGCCGCCATGGAAGCGAAGGTAGATCGCATCAAGGCACTGGCCGAGGTCATCTGTCTTGGCGGGCCGGAAAAATCGCGCGAACGCCATCTCAAGCGAGGCAAGCTTTTACCGAGAGACAGGATAGACACGCTTCTTGATCCCGGCTCCCCTTTCCTTGAAATCGGTCTTTTTGCTGCCCATGAAGTCTATGATGAAGCCATCCCCGCAGGCGGCATGATTGCCGGCATCGGCACGGTCGAAGGCCGGGATTGCATGATTGTCTCAAACGATGCCACGGTAAAAGGCGGCACCTATTATGCCTTGACGGTAAAAAAACATCTCCGGGCCCAGGAAATCGCCGAAGAAAACCGCCTGCCCTGCATCTATCTGGTGGATAGCGGCGGCGCCAATCTGCCAAATCAGGATGAAGTCTTCCCTGATCGCGATCACTTCGGCCGGATCTTCTACAATCAGGCACGGATGAGCGCGAAGGGTATCCCGCAGATCGCCGTGGTCATGGGCTCCTGCACCGCCGGCGGCGCCTATGTGCCGGCCATGAGCGACCAGACCATCATTGTCCGCAATCAGGGAACGATCTTTCTTGCCGGCCCGCCGCTGGTGAAACAGGCCACCGGTGAGGAGGTGGATGCCGAAACGCTTGGTGGCGGAGATACCCATGCCCGGCTTTCCGGCGTTGCCGATATGCTGGCTGAAAACGATACCCACGCGCTCGCGCTGGCCCGCCAGTGTATCCGCAATCTCGGCATGGCCGGGCGCCGCCAGCCTGAAAACCCCCCGGTGCCGCCCAAACTTGACCCCGAAGATCTCATGGCCATCATCCCGGCGGATTCCCGCAAACCGTTTGATATTCGCGAAGTCATCGCCCGCATTGTGGATGGTTCGGATTTTGATGAATTCAAGGCGGTGTACGGCACCACCCTTGTCTGCGGTTTTGCCCGGATCGATGGCAGGCTGATCGGGATCATTGCCAATAACGGGGTGTTGTTCTCGGAAAGTTCAACCAAGGGTGCGCATTTCATCGAACTTTGCTGCCAGCGGAAAATCCCGCTGGTCTTTCTGCAGAACATCACCGGCTTCATGGTCGGCTCGAAATACGAGGCTGAAGGTATCGCCAAGCATGGCGCCAAACTTGTCGCCGCGGTCAGCTGCGCCAGTGTCCCCAAGATCACGGTCATCATCGGCGGCTCTTACGGGGCCGGGAATTACGGCATGTGCGGCCGTGCCTTTGGCCCTCGCTTTCTGTGGATGTGGCCGAATGCCCGGATCGCGGTGATGGGCGGCGAACAGGCCGCCGGTGTCCTGGCCCGGGTGAAACGAAGCGCGATCGAGGCCCGGGGTGAGAGCTGGTCCGATGAAGACGAAGCCGCGATCAAGTCACCTGTCCTTGAGCAGTTCGACCGCCAGTCCGACCCGCTTTATGCCTCGGCACGGCTGTGGGATGACGGAATAATCGATCCCGTCCGCACGCGGGATGTTCTGGCCTTGTCCTTGCAGGCGGCGGCAAATGCACCGGTTGCGGATACCGTCTTCCCTGTTTTCCGGATGTGA
- a CDS encoding hydroxymethylglutaryl-CoA lyase, with amino-acid sequence MTIGGKVELVEVGPRDGLQNEPLFIRTEDKIRLVDRLSEAGFSRIEVTSFVSPKWVPQMADAAAVMAGIKRKENLRYAVLTPNLRGVEDALAAGADEVAIFGAASEGFSQKNINCSIAESLDRFYPVTRAAAEHNIPVRGYISCVIACPYDGDTLPETVADVAETLLDMGCYEISLGDTIGAGTPHRIAAMLDCVIPRTGVSCLAGHYHDTGNQAFANIDISLEYGLRRFDSAVGGLGGCPYAPGAKGNVSTLALARHLENIGWSTGLDLTILAEIEAFIRTLGVKDKDNGNG; translated from the coding sequence ATGACGATAGGTGGAAAGGTGGAACTGGTTGAGGTAGGCCCCCGTGATGGCCTGCAGAACGAGCCGCTTTTCATCCGCACCGAAGACAAGATCCGCCTTGTTGACCGCCTCAGCGAGGCCGGTTTTTCCCGGATCGAGGTGACCAGTTTTGTCTCCCCGAAATGGGTGCCGCAGATGGCCGATGCCGCCGCCGTCATGGCCGGAATAAAGCGTAAGGAAAATCTCCGTTATGCGGTGCTGACCCCGAATCTCCGCGGCGTTGAGGATGCCCTTGCCGCAGGCGCGGATGAAGTCGCTATTTTCGGGGCCGCTTCCGAAGGTTTCAGCCAGAAAAACATCAACTGTTCCATCGCCGAAAGCCTCGATCGTTTTTATCCGGTGACCCGTGCCGCCGCTGAGCACAATATCCCGGTCCGCGGCTATATCTCCTGCGTGATCGCCTGCCCCTATGACGGGGATACATTGCCCGAAACGGTGGCGGATGTCGCCGAAACCCTTCTTGATATGGGTTGCTATGAAATCTCTCTTGGCGATACTATCGGGGCAGGCACGCCTCACCGCATCGCCGCCATGCTGGATTGCGTCATCCCCAGAACAGGGGTGTCTTGTCTAGCCGGCCACTATCACGATACCGGCAACCAGGCATTCGCGAATATCGACATCTCTCTTGAATATGGATTACGCCGCTTTGACAGCGCCGTGGGCGGGCTTGGTGGATGCCCCTATGCCCCCGGGGCCAAGGGCAATGTCTCAACCCTTGCGCTGGCCCGGCATCTTGAAAATATCGGCTGGTCAACCGGACTTGACCTGACCATACTGGCTGAAATCGAAGCATTTATCCGGACCCTCGGGGTAAAAGACAAGGACAACGGCAATGGCTGA